The proteins below are encoded in one region of Ereboglobus luteus:
- a CDS encoding 2-dehydropantoate 2-reductase, whose product MNLTLTNAASPKIAIVGAGALGCYYGARLARAGENVHFLMRGDLATVRKRGLTVSVPTETFHLPPETLHTAATPGEIGPCDLVIIALKTTANASFRELITPLLHDGTAILTLQNGLGSDEELAAIFGAEHILGGICFICVNRLAPGEISCTSTGALSLGEFQRPATERLRAIAEKFTRAGVKTTVSDNLIELRWRKLVWNVPFNGLSIAAGGITTDKIMADPVLENEAAALMREIAAAAAAHGCAIPESFVQKQLDTTRPMGAYKPSSLIDYLAKREVEVESIWGEPMRRAKARNVPTPRLEMLHALLHALT is encoded by the coding sequence ATGAACCTCACGCTCACCAACGCCGCTTCACCTAAAATCGCCATAGTCGGCGCCGGCGCGCTCGGCTGCTATTATGGCGCGCGTCTCGCCCGGGCGGGCGAAAACGTCCACTTCCTCATGCGCGGCGATCTCGCCACCGTCCGCAAGCGCGGTCTCACCGTCTCGGTGCCAACCGAAACATTTCACCTGCCGCCCGAAACACTGCACACCGCCGCCACGCCCGGCGAAATCGGCCCGTGCGACCTCGTCATCATCGCCCTCAAGACAACCGCCAACGCATCGTTCCGCGAACTCATCACGCCGCTCCTCCACGACGGCACCGCGATCCTGACCTTGCAAAACGGACTCGGCTCCGACGAGGAACTCGCCGCCATTTTCGGCGCCGAACACATACTTGGCGGGATTTGTTTCATTTGTGTCAACCGCCTCGCGCCCGGCGAGATTTCATGCACCTCGACCGGCGCGCTCAGCCTGGGCGAGTTTCAACGTCCCGCAACCGAGCGCCTCCGCGCCATTGCTGAAAAGTTCACCCGCGCCGGGGTCAAAACCACCGTCAGCGACAACCTCATCGAACTGCGCTGGCGCAAACTCGTCTGGAATGTGCCCTTCAACGGCCTCTCGATTGCGGCCGGCGGAATCACGACCGACAAAATCATGGCGGATCCCGTGCTCGAAAACGAGGCCGCGGCGCTCATGCGCGAAATCGCGGCCGCGGCGGCGGCGCACGGTTGCGCAATCCCCGAATCATTCGTCCAAAAGCAGCTCGACACCACGCGTCCCATGGGCGCCTACAAACCCTCCAGCCTCATCGACTACCTCGCCAAGCGCGAAGTCGAGGTGGAATCCATATGGGGCGAGCCCATGCGCCGCGCCAAGGCGCGCAACGTCCCCACCCCGCGCCTCGAAATGCTCCACGCGCTCCTGCACGCGCTTACATGA
- a CDS encoding ribulokinase, whose protein sequence is MKPTRPSLASKTKNAAQAAFTIGIDYGTNSVRAIIARCSDGAEFGSAVFNYPSGAQGILLDKRDHNLARQNPADHLLGLEKSVRGALAIAKKQPGFNVSRIVGIGVDTTGSSPIPVDKNNVPLALHKRYAKNLAAHCWLWKDHTAWREAARITGLAAKHRPQYIAKCGNTYSSEWFWSKIWHCLNTSPKIFAAAHSWVELADWIPSVLAGVKDSSAVVRGVCCAGHKALYADDWGGLPDKEFLKLLDPKLAALRDRLYEKAHDATTPAGALCPEWAKRLGGLTAGIPIAIGEMDVHYGAIGSGVREGTLVKVIGTSACDCGVVSASKNVPDIPGICGIVRGAILPGYYGIEAGQSAVGDIFKWWVEVVCQGEGKTHRELAAEVVKQKPGQSGLLALDWNNGNRNILVDQRLTGLLLGQTLHTTRAEIYRALIEATAFGARAIIERFREYGVPIKRVVCAGGIAEKDPMLMQIFADVTGCTMHVTASSQACALGAAVGAAVLAGAHRDFPAAQRAMTAVKPRHYKPIAANRKTYDKLYALYRQLHDAFGGINKSADLTNVMKDLLTIKESQN, encoded by the coding sequence ATGAAACCAACACGCCCCTCGCTTGCCTCCAAAACTAAAAACGCAGCGCAAGCCGCCTTCACCATCGGCATCGATTACGGCACCAACTCCGTGCGCGCGATCATCGCGCGCTGCTCCGACGGCGCCGAGTTCGGCTCCGCCGTCTTCAACTACCCGAGCGGCGCGCAGGGCATCCTTCTCGACAAACGCGACCACAACCTCGCCCGCCAAAACCCAGCCGATCATCTTCTCGGCCTTGAAAAAAGTGTGCGCGGCGCGCTCGCCATCGCGAAAAAGCAACCCGGCTTCAATGTGTCGCGCATCGTCGGCATCGGCGTTGACACAACCGGTTCGAGCCCGATCCCCGTTGACAAAAACAACGTCCCGCTCGCGCTCCACAAACGTTACGCAAAAAACCTCGCCGCGCATTGCTGGCTATGGAAGGACCACACCGCATGGCGCGAGGCCGCGCGTATCACCGGGCTCGCCGCGAAGCACCGACCGCAATACATCGCCAAATGCGGCAACACCTATTCGTCGGAGTGGTTCTGGTCGAAAATTTGGCACTGCCTCAACACCTCTCCGAAAATCTTCGCCGCCGCTCACTCGTGGGTCGAGCTCGCCGACTGGATTCCGTCCGTGCTCGCGGGCGTGAAAGATTCTTCCGCCGTCGTGCGCGGCGTCTGTTGCGCGGGACACAAGGCGCTTTACGCCGACGACTGGGGCGGCCTGCCCGACAAGGAATTCCTAAAACTCCTCGACCCGAAACTCGCCGCGTTGCGCGACCGCCTTTACGAAAAGGCGCACGACGCCACTACGCCCGCCGGCGCGCTCTGCCCCGAATGGGCCAAGCGCCTCGGCGGACTCACCGCCGGCATCCCCATCGCGATCGGTGAAATGGACGTGCACTACGGCGCGATCGGCTCCGGCGTGCGCGAGGGCACGCTCGTCAAGGTCATCGGCACCTCGGCCTGCGATTGCGGTGTCGTTTCCGCCTCGAAAAACGTGCCCGACATTCCCGGCATTTGCGGCATCGTGCGCGGCGCGATTTTGCCCGGCTACTATGGCATCGAGGCCGGCCAGTCCGCCGTCGGTGACATTTTCAAATGGTGGGTTGAGGTTGTTTGCCAGGGCGAAGGCAAAACGCACCGCGAACTCGCCGCCGAGGTCGTGAAACAAAAACCCGGCCAGTCCGGCCTGCTCGCGCTCGACTGGAACAATGGCAATCGCAACATCCTCGTCGATCAGCGCCTCACCGGCCTGCTCCTCGGCCAGACGCTTCACACCACGCGCGCCGAAATCTACCGCGCGCTCATCGAGGCCACCGCCTTTGGCGCGCGCGCCATCATCGAGCGCTTTCGTGAATACGGCGTGCCGATCAAGCGCGTCGTGTGCGCCGGCGGCATCGCGGAAAAAGACCCGATGCTCATGCAAATCTTCGCCGACGTGACTGGCTGCACCATGCACGTCACCGCGTCGAGCCAGGCCTGCGCGCTCGGCGCCGCGGTGGGCGCGGCCGTGCTCGCCGGCGCGCATCGCGATTTCCCCGCCGCGCAACGCGCGATGACTGCCGTGAAGCCGCGCCACTACAAACCCATCGCGGCCAACCGCAAAACCTACGACAAACTCTACGCGCTCTACCGCCAGCTCCACGACGCCTTCGGCGGCATAAACAAATCCGCCGACCTGACAAACGTCATGAAGGACCTGCTGACCATCAAGGAATCTCAAAACTAA
- the aspS gene encoding aspartate--tRNA ligase translates to MKSTHHCAQLTKADIGQTVTLAGWVDTIRDQGGIVFVDLRDRKGVTQIKLEASSNPALAKDIAHLKPESVIAISGQVAQRPEGTVNAALPTGEVEVEAAALSIFNISETPPFPLDDAGGDKVNEDMRLTYRYLDLRRPKMRNNLRVRHKTAKAIRDYFDAEEFIEVETPALFKSTPEGAREYLVPSRIWPGQFYALSQSPQQFKQILMVAGVERYFQIARCFRDEDLRADRQMEFTQVDVEASFIDREDVYRLFEGMLKKVWKDVLDYDVQTPFLRMPFVDAMNRFGVDKPDMRFALELVDFSDTFKNSSFKVFQATVANGGSVKAINAKGLADITQGELKSLEDTAKLLGAKGLAFIKVEGGEWKSPIVKFFTNDEKAELTKRLAIEDGDIVFFAAAEWERACAILGRIRLDAAQLLVKRGKLTIRHDDWKFLWVVDFPLMTYDEEQKRYVATHHPFTAPVPEDIQYLDTDPKRVRGQHYDLVLNGMELGGGSIRIHQPALQKKVFEEVLQIPRDVVESRFGYMLKAFTYGAPPHGGIAFGLDRLCALLCGTTSIRDVIAFPKTQKGQCLMTQSPSPVTAKQLKDLHIQTVMPVEE, encoded by the coding sequence ATGAAGAGCACACATCACTGCGCACAGCTCACCAAGGCCGACATCGGCCAGACCGTCACACTCGCCGGCTGGGTTGACACCATCCGCGACCAGGGCGGCATCGTTTTTGTCGACTTGCGCGACCGCAAGGGCGTCACGCAAATCAAGCTCGAAGCCAGTTCGAATCCCGCGCTCGCCAAGGACATCGCGCACCTCAAGCCCGAGTCCGTCATCGCCATCAGCGGCCAGGTCGCGCAACGCCCCGAGGGCACCGTCAACGCCGCGCTTCCCACCGGCGAGGTCGAGGTCGAGGCCGCCGCGCTCAGCATCTTCAACATCTCCGAAACACCGCCCTTCCCCCTCGACGACGCCGGCGGCGACAAGGTCAACGAGGACATGCGCCTCACCTACCGCTACCTCGACCTGCGACGCCCGAAAATGCGCAACAACCTCCGCGTCCGCCACAAGACGGCAAAGGCGATCCGCGATTATTTTGACGCGGAGGAATTCATCGAGGTCGAGACGCCCGCGCTCTTCAAATCCACGCCCGAGGGCGCGCGCGAATACCTAGTGCCCTCGCGCATCTGGCCGGGCCAGTTCTACGCGCTCTCTCAATCGCCGCAGCAATTCAAACAAATCCTCATGGTCGCCGGCGTTGAGCGTTATTTCCAAATCGCCCGTTGCTTCCGCGACGAGGACCTGCGCGCCGACCGCCAGATGGAGTTCACGCAAGTGGACGTCGAGGCGTCGTTCATCGACCGCGAGGACGTGTATCGCCTCTTCGAGGGCATGTTGAAAAAAGTCTGGAAGGACGTGCTCGACTACGACGTGCAGACGCCCTTCCTGCGCATGCCGTTTGTCGACGCCATGAACCGCTTCGGCGTGGACAAGCCCGACATGCGCTTCGCGCTCGAGCTCGTCGATTTTTCGGACACATTCAAAAACTCCTCCTTCAAGGTTTTCCAAGCCACCGTCGCCAACGGCGGCAGCGTGAAGGCGATCAACGCCAAGGGTCTCGCGGACATCACGCAAGGCGAGCTCAAGTCGCTCGAGGACACCGCCAAATTGCTCGGCGCAAAGGGCCTCGCCTTCATCAAGGTCGAGGGCGGCGAATGGAAATCGCCCATCGTCAAATTCTTCACCAACGACGAAAAGGCCGAGCTCACCAAGCGCCTCGCCATCGAGGACGGCGACATTGTTTTCTTCGCCGCCGCCGAATGGGAGCGCGCCTGCGCGATCCTCGGACGCATCCGCCTCGACGCCGCGCAACTGCTCGTAAAACGCGGCAAGCTCACCATCCGCCACGACGACTGGAAATTCCTCTGGGTCGTCGATTTCCCGCTGATGACCTACGACGAGGAGCAAAAGCGCTACGTCGCCACGCACCATCCCTTCACCGCGCCCGTGCCGGAGGATATCCAATATTTGGATACAGACCCGAAACGCGTGCGCGGCCAGCACTACGACCTCGTGTTGAACGGCATGGAACTCGGCGGCGGCTCGATCCGCATACACCAGCCCGCGTTGCAGAAAAAAGTTTTCGAGGAGGTTCTTCAAATCCCGCGGGACGTGGTCGAAAGCCGTTTCGGCTACATGCTCAAGGCGTTCACCTACGGCGCGCCCCCGCACGGCGGCATCGCCTTCGGCCTCGACCGCCTCTGCGCGCTGCTCTGCGGAACGACGAGCATTCGCGACGTGATCGCCTTCCCGAAAACGCAAAAAGGCCAGTGCCTCATGACGCAAAGCCCGTCACCCGTCACGGCGAAGCAGCTCAAGGATTTGCACATCCAAACCGTGATGCCGGTGGAGGAGTAA
- the menD gene encoding 2-succinyl-5-enolpyruvyl-6-hydroxy-3-cyclohexene-1-carboxylic-acid synthase: MPGFNELDFRNTNSLWCGVLAETLHRCGVQQAVVSPGSRSTPLVFALARHSRIETHPVLDERSAAFFALGIAKSSMRPVALVCTSGTAAANFFPAIIEAQESGAPLVVITADRPPEMRECSSGQTIDQQKLYGSHVNWYHELAVPEPAIERLRYLRQTIAFAVARSTQPERGPVHLNAPFRDPLPPVEDKNGIVDRERIEAEFFHDNWRHFDAGAQCSDNTVFAPIRDLSREKRGLIIAGPGGVQNASEIAASTGWPVLADALSHERHLETSPSVIRVSAYDAILRNEAAAASLAPSFVLCAGGWPTSKILRAWIENTQPAVLMVAPTFHNRDALHCRTTWVRGNHIAPFRDPPKSASDDYRDAWARAEKSARATLDTALDTVADTDLFEPRATSLLAKHLPKQTNIFIANSMPVRDAEYFWPANDRCHFIHHNRGANGIDGTLSTALGVAHGTGNPAVLLTGDLSLLHDTNGFLLANASRTRGSLTIVLVNNNGGGIFEHLPVAQFDPPFEEYFATPQNIDFAKLCATYGVEHTRIESWTQFTKLISTLPERGVRVLEIPTDRKRDTARRKALLAQAAAAV, from the coding sequence ATGCCCGGCTTCAACGAACTCGATTTTCGAAACACCAACTCGCTTTGGTGCGGCGTGCTTGCCGAAACCCTGCACCGCTGCGGCGTGCAACAAGCCGTCGTCTCGCCCGGTTCGCGCTCCACGCCGCTCGTCTTCGCCCTCGCCAGGCACTCGCGGATCGAAACCCATCCCGTCCTCGACGAACGCTCCGCCGCGTTTTTCGCGCTCGGCATCGCAAAATCCTCCATGCGTCCCGTCGCGCTCGTCTGCACCTCCGGCACGGCGGCGGCCAACTTTTTCCCCGCAATCATCGAGGCGCAAGAAAGCGGCGCGCCGCTCGTTGTCATCACCGCTGACCGTCCGCCGGAGATGCGAGAGTGCTCGTCCGGCCAGACAATCGACCAGCAAAAACTCTACGGCTCGCATGTGAACTGGTATCACGAGCTCGCCGTGCCCGAGCCCGCGATCGAGCGCCTGCGCTACCTGCGCCAGACCATCGCCTTCGCGGTGGCACGATCGACGCAGCCCGAGCGCGGCCCCGTGCATCTCAACGCGCCCTTCCGCGATCCGCTGCCGCCGGTCGAGGACAAAAACGGCATCGTGGACCGCGAGCGCATCGAGGCCGAATTTTTCCACGACAACTGGCGGCATTTCGACGCCGGCGCGCAATGCTCGGACAATACCGTCTTCGCGCCCATTCGCGATTTGAGCCGCGAAAAACGCGGCCTCATCATCGCCGGCCCCGGCGGCGTGCAAAACGCATCCGAGATCGCGGCCTCGACGGGCTGGCCCGTGCTGGCGGACGCCCTTTCGCACGAGCGGCATCTCGAGACGAGCCCAAGCGTCATCCGCGTTTCGGCCTACGACGCGATATTGCGCAACGAGGCCGCCGCCGCGTCGCTCGCGCCCTCGTTCGTCCTGTGCGCGGGCGGCTGGCCGACGAGCAAAATCCTGCGCGCCTGGATCGAAAATACACAGCCCGCCGTGCTGATGGTCGCGCCGACCTTTCACAACCGCGACGCGCTGCACTGCCGGACCACCTGGGTGCGCGGCAACCACATCGCCCCCTTCAGGGATCCGCCAAAAAGCGCGTCCGACGATTATCGCGACGCTTGGGCGCGCGCCGAAAAATCCGCACGCGCAACGCTCGACACCGCGCTCGACACCGTCGCCGACACCGACCTGTTCGAGCCGCGCGCCACGTCGCTGCTCGCGAAACATCTCCCGAAGCAAACAAACATCTTCATAGCCAACTCCATGCCCGTGCGCGACGCCGAATACTTCTGGCCCGCAAACGACCGCTGCCATTTCATCCACCACAACCGCGGCGCAAACGGCATCGACGGCACGCTCTCGACCGCGCTCGGCGTCGCGCACGGCACAGGCAACCCGGCGGTGCTGCTCACCGGCGACCTCTCGCTCCTGCACGACACCAACGGCTTTCTGCTCGCAAACGCATCGCGCACACGCGGCAGCCTCACCATCGTGCTCGTCAACAACAACGGCGGCGGAATTTTTGAGCACCTGCCCGTCGCGCAATTCGACCCGCCGTTCGAGGAATATTTCGCCACGCCGCAAAACATCGACTTCGCCAAACTCTGCGCCACCTACGGCGTCGAGCACACACGCATCGAAAGTTGGACGCAGTTCACAAAACTCATCTCGACGCTCCCCGAGCGCGGCGTGCGCGTGCTCGAAATCCCCACCGATCGCAAACGCGACACCGCCCGCCGCAAAGCGCTGCTCGCGCAAGCCGCCGCGGCGGTTTGA
- a CDS encoding M48 family metallopeptidase yields MKTYLTLALSILLLGLVGCSTVSETGRRQLILPSVLQNENQTGLAAFADIKKSEKISTDSKATAQVQRVGNRIKDSVMKSHPMSDAEWEFVLFESDQVNAFALPGGKVGVYTGLLKLVSGDDELAIVIGHEIAHVTSHHGSERASQTSLANVLSQVGSSALGYSELGDTAKKGIMLAYTGAAQGTLLKYSRDHETEADVIGMQFASGAGYNPQAAVTFWKKMAAQSGKGQSSGVSAMIEKWTSTHPPDAERIAKLESLVPKYMPVYEQAKLQYK; encoded by the coding sequence ATGAAAACATACCTTACTCTTGCTCTCTCGATTCTTCTGCTGGGTCTTGTTGGTTGCTCGACTGTTTCCGAAACCGGACGTCGGCAGCTCATCCTTCCGAGCGTTCTGCAAAACGAAAACCAGACGGGACTGGCGGCATTTGCCGACATTAAAAAATCCGAAAAAATCTCCACCGACTCCAAGGCCACCGCCCAAGTGCAGCGCGTGGGCAACCGCATCAAGGATTCCGTGATGAAGTCGCATCCGATGTCCGATGCCGAATGGGAGTTTGTGTTGTTCGAATCGGATCAGGTGAACGCTTTTGCCCTGCCCGGCGGCAAGGTCGGCGTTTACACCGGCTTGCTCAAGCTCGTGTCCGGCGACGACGAGCTCGCCATCGTTATCGGCCACGAAATCGCGCACGTCACATCCCACCACGGCTCGGAACGCGCCTCGCAGACCTCGCTCGCGAATGTCCTCTCCCAAGTTGGCAGCAGCGCGCTGGGATACAGCGAATTGGGCGACACGGCCAAAAAAGGCATCATGCTCGCCTACACGGGAGCGGCGCAGGGCACGCTGCTAAAATACTCGCGCGATCATGAAACCGAAGCCGACGTCATCGGCATGCAATTCGCCTCGGGCGCGGGATACAATCCGCAGGCCGCTGTGACTTTCTGGAAAAAAATGGCCGCGCAAAGCGGCAAAGGCCAGTCGTCGGGAGTTTCCGCGATGATTGAAAAATGGACCTCCACGCACCCGCCCGATGCCGAGCGCATTGCCAAGCTCGAGAGCCTCGTGCCGAAATACATGCCCGTCTACGAGCAGGCAAAATTGCAGTATAAATAA
- the ispH gene encoding 4-hydroxy-3-methylbut-2-enyl diphosphate reductase: MPTAILAFNTNNQLAIRRAGASAQLAFTGGDLPETLARLEAAFQAHTGPRAAFTTGDDLQVHLAQVTGEPVDREIHFASIDSLQSAPDALDPVLAGVLAQLDPHLIAIPYLHLGENDFIYKFRPDKERNSRIYQLDDNARALYQSQLCSAIKALSRANERTASAPVPLDFGAVRYLIPSHFGFCLGVKNAIERAYETLAENPGRRVFMLSELIHNPYVNEDLRRRGLLYLQTDKGEPIPDNAGPRLGATNSTQKTARVPLLWDTLTPDDIVIIPAFGATDDDKRRLVRKGIPVLQYDATCMLVEKVWKAARAFGREGFTIIIHGKHEHEETKATFSNARRHAPALIVRNLAEARILTDIIQSDSGDSSVLAAAREKFAATFDGKHTPGFDITRDLQRVAVVNQTTLLMNETLAIIEHLRSAYAAKYGPVEAAARVGGNAKRDTLCYATQVNQDALSLALAEPLDAAIVIGGKNSSNTYQLYRLCEQGLGPRAFFIQSERNIRSLDAIEHYHFPAHGPRVTAAPFENTEIKPLPRPSAPGQPLRILITGGASCPDGIIQQVVAKINSLLPAQTIRPIDAVLGDLERHDKPA; the protein is encoded by the coding sequence GTGCCAACCGCAATCCTCGCATTCAACACCAACAACCAGCTCGCCATCCGGCGCGCGGGCGCCTCCGCGCAACTCGCCTTCACCGGCGGCGATCTTCCCGAAACCCTCGCCCGCCTCGAGGCCGCTTTCCAAGCGCACACCGGCCCCCGCGCCGCATTCACCACCGGCGACGACCTGCAAGTTCACCTCGCGCAAGTCACAGGCGAACCCGTCGATCGTGAAATTCATTTTGCCTCCATCGACTCGTTGCAATCCGCGCCCGACGCCCTCGACCCAGTCCTCGCCGGTGTCCTTGCGCAACTCGACCCGCACCTCATCGCCATCCCCTACCTGCACCTCGGCGAGAATGATTTTATCTACAAATTTCGTCCCGACAAGGAGCGCAACAGTCGCATCTATCAATTGGACGACAACGCCCGAGCGCTCTACCAATCGCAACTCTGCTCCGCCATCAAGGCCCTCTCGCGCGCCAACGAACGCACCGCCTCCGCTCCCGTCCCCCTCGACTTTGGCGCCGTCCGCTACCTTATCCCCAGTCACTTCGGATTTTGTCTCGGCGTGAAAAATGCCATCGAGCGCGCTTACGAAACGCTCGCCGAAAATCCCGGCCGCCGCGTCTTCATGCTTTCCGAGCTTATCCACAATCCCTACGTCAACGAAGACCTCCGCCGCCGCGGCCTTCTTTACCTCCAAACCGACAAGGGCGAGCCCATCCCGGATAATGCCGGGCCCCGTCTCGGCGCGACCAACTCCACCCAAAAAACTGCAAGAGTCCCGCTCCTCTGGGACACCCTCACCCCTGACGATATCGTCATCATTCCCGCCTTCGGCGCAACCGACGACGACAAGCGGCGCCTTGTGCGCAAGGGTATCCCCGTCCTCCAATACGACGCCACTTGCATGCTCGTGGAAAAAGTCTGGAAGGCGGCGCGCGCCTTCGGACGCGAGGGCTTCACCATCATCATCCACGGCAAGCACGAGCACGAGGAAACCAAGGCCACTTTCTCCAACGCCCGCCGCCACGCCCCCGCGCTCATTGTGCGCAACCTTGCCGAGGCCCGCATCCTCACCGACATCATCCAAAGTGACTCGGGCGATTCGTCCGTGCTCGCCGCCGCCCGCGAAAAATTTGCCGCCACCTTTGACGGCAAGCACACGCCGGGCTTCGACATCACCCGCGACCTCCAGCGAGTCGCCGTGGTCAACCAAACCACGCTCCTGATGAACGAAACGCTCGCGATTATAGAGCACCTCCGCTCCGCCTACGCGGCCAAATACGGCCCCGTCGAAGCCGCCGCCCGCGTCGGGGGCAACGCCAAGCGCGACACCCTCTGCTACGCCACGCAAGTCAATCAGGACGCGCTCAGCCTCGCGCTCGCCGAGCCGCTCGACGCCGCCATTGTCATTGGCGGCAAGAACTCCTCCAACACCTACCAGCTTTACCGCCTCTGCGAGCAGGGCCTCGGTCCCCGCGCCTTTTTCATCCAAAGCGAGCGCAACATCCGCTCGCTCGACGCCATCGAGCACTATCATTTCCCCGCCCACGGCCCGCGCGTCACCGCCGCCCCCTTCGAGAATACCGAGATCAAACCCCTCCCGCGTCCCTCCGCGCCGGGGCAACCGCTTCGCATTCTTATCACCGGCGGAGCCTCCTGCCCCGACGGCATCATCCAGCAAGTCGTTGCAAAAATAAATTCACTCCTCCCCGCCCAAACCATCCGCCCCATTGATGCCGTCCTTGGCGATCTGGAGCGCCATGACAAACCTGCGTAA
- a CDS encoding arylsulfatase produces MRPLTLLALTTSTAGLCLAAQPAGDIKKPNVVFILADDLGWSELGCYGQQKIKTPNIDRLAREGLRFTNSYSGAPVCAPARTTLMTGLHLGNSPIRGNKEIQPEGQFPIPAEHTLFPQLFQKAGYATAVVGKWGMGPVGSEGDPLKRGFDHFFGYNCQRMAHSYYPPHLWNDDRKIIINPTPVPGRAKSPPDQPVDMATWTGAQHASPLIIEDALRFIDAQAKAQKPFFLYYTPTEPHVSLMPEKEYLDSYPESWDAGAYRGENGYTPQTRPRAAYAAMITGLDAYVGKIMAKLDELGIADNTLIIFTSDNGTTLPGRNSKRWNTGGVDADFFNSTAGLRGFKGSVYEGGIRIPCVMRWPGKIPAGATTDFPTYFPDYAPTLCAAAGIEKPARGDGVNFLPVMLDKGVRPSATRWSGCFPNTADKPPFASANTKCCAET; encoded by the coding sequence ATGCGTCCCCTGACCCTCCTCGCGCTCACCACCTCCACCGCGGGCCTCTGCCTCGCCGCGCAACCCGCCGGCGATATCAAAAAGCCCAATGTCGTTTTTATCCTGGCCGACGACCTCGGCTGGAGCGAACTCGGTTGCTACGGGCAGCAAAAAATAAAAACACCCAACATCGACAGGCTCGCCCGCGAAGGCCTCCGCTTCACCAACAGCTATTCCGGCGCCCCCGTCTGCGCGCCGGCGCGCACCACGTTGATGACCGGGCTGCACCTCGGCAACTCGCCCATTCGCGGCAACAAGGAAATACAGCCCGAGGGGCAATTCCCGATTCCCGCCGAACACACCCTGTTTCCGCAACTCTTCCAAAAAGCGGGCTACGCGACGGCGGTCGTCGGGAAATGGGGCATGGGGCCGGTCGGCTCCGAGGGCGATCCGCTCAAGCGCGGCTTCGACCATTTCTTCGGCTACAACTGCCAGCGCATGGCGCACTCCTATTATCCGCCGCATCTTTGGAACGATGACCGGAAAATCATCATCAACCCAACTCCGGTTCCCGGGCGCGCCAAGTCGCCGCCGGACCAACCCGTCGACATGGCCACGTGGACTGGCGCGCAACACGCCTCGCCGCTCATCATCGAGGACGCGCTCCGGTTTATCGACGCGCAGGCGAAGGCGCAAAAACCGTTCTTCCTTTATTACACCCCCACCGAGCCGCATGTCAGCCTGATGCCCGAAAAGGAATACCTAGACAGCTATCCCGAAAGTTGGGACGCCGGAGCCTATCGCGGCGAAAACGGCTACACGCCGCAAACACGCCCGCGCGCCGCTTACGCCGCCATGATCACCGGGCTCGACGCATACGTCGGCAAAATCATGGCGAAACTCGACGAGCTCGGCATCGCGGACAACACGCTCATCATTTTCACCAGCGACAACGGCACCACGCTGCCCGGGCGCAACTCGAAACGCTGGAACACCGGCGGCGTTGACGCCGACTTTTTCAACTCCACCGCGGGCCTGCGCGGCTTCAAGGGCTCCGTTTACGAAGGCGGCATTCGCATCCCCTGCGTCATGCGCTGGCCGGGAAAAATCCCCGCCGGCGCCACCACGGATTTCCCGACCTATTTCCCCGACTACGCACCGACGCTTTGCGCCGCCGCCGGCATTGAAAAGCCCGCCCGCGGCGACGGCGTCAACTTCCTCCCCGTCATGCTGGACAAGGGTGTCCGCCCGAGCGCAACCCGATGGTCTGGGTGTTTCCCGAATACGGCGGACAAGCCGCCGTTCGCGTCGGCGAATACAAAGTGCTGCGCAGAAACCTGA